The DNA region TTATTTATCAATAATTTCTACCTTTTCATTAATAAGTTTCTTTAAAGGAAGCACAATCCTGCTTTTCTTAGTTTTCAAAATTACATGAATTTTATCAATCTGCAAAATTTCACCTTTAACATCATCAATTATTATATATTGTCCTACTTCAAAATTGTGTTTACTGTAAAATCCTGCTAAAATATTTGTAAGTACTTCTTTTGATGAGATGCTGAAAGCAATTGCAAAAGTTAAGAACAAAATACCTAAAATTATTGTGATATTTGATGAAATTATATCTGTATTAACACCTGCTTGCTTTATTGCTGTAAGTGTAACAATAATTATTATCACATAAAATGCTATTTCACTTAAAAGTTTCCCTGATGAAAGTTCAAAAGAACTTAATGTTCCATCTATAAGTTTTTTTACAAAATTTGCAATATAAAAACCAACTATAAATATTAAAATTGCAGCAAATAGATTTGGTAAATAAGTAATAAGTAATGTTATTTCCTGTGAAACAACTGTCCATCCTAATGTTTCTGTTGCTGTTACAAAAAAAACAAGAAGTACAACCCAGTAAACAAATTTTGAGATTATTTTTGAAGGACTGATTTTAATTTTGAACTTTGCCAATATTTCAGAAGTATTGGTTTTGTCAGCAAAACTATCAAACTTAATTACTTTTAATGCTTTGTTAGTAAAAAATGAAATAAGTTTTGAAATAAGCCACCCTAATATCAGTAATAATATTGCACCCAAAATATTGGGTAAATAACTCATAATGTTTTCTCCAAATGATTTTAATGATTCAAAGAATATCTCCGACCAATTTATTAATTTTTCCATAACACTTTAATTTAATTTAATTTATAAGATTTTTTATTATTATTTTCTTTAGCAATAAATAACTCTGAAGCTGTTTCTCCCATTTTGACAGTAAATAAGTCAAAAATATTAGTAAGTAACTGAGAAAAATGAATACTCCTCATTAGCTTATCTTTCACTTCATCAGGTATTTTCTCCTGAGATTCTATTTTCTTAAATGGATTATTTTTTTTCATAGTTAATTTATCTATTTGTATAGTTTTTTAACAAAATTCTTTTTATAAATTTCAAAAACACTATCTCTTGCTCTTTTTAATCTCATTTTAACCGCACTATCTCCAATTTTTAAGCTTTCTCCTATTTCACTTATTTTCATATCATCCTGATATTTCATCAAAAGTATTACTTTATTTTCAATAGTTATTTGCTCCAAAATAATTGATAGCATTTCTGATTTAATTTCAAACAATTTGTTTTCTTCTTTTCCTGCATCAATATCATCAGTATCAATTATCTCATCAACAACTACTTCTGTAGATATTACATTTGTTTTTCTTAAATAATCAATACAAAAATTATAAGTTAATGAAAATAGCCAAGAACTAAACTTAGATTTTCCCTTAAATGATTTTAAATTAATGTATGCTTTTAAAAAAATATCATGCAAGCAATCCTGAGCATTATCTCTATCCTTGACCAAAGAAATAGTTTTGTTATATACTTTTTGAGCATACCTATCGTACAATATTCCAAAATCTGATGTATGATTGTTTATTACAATGTTTTGTACAATCTCTTCATCAGTAATATTTTTGTTTTTTTTATCCAATGTATCTCAAATTTTTTCTTACTTATTTAAGACGTATTAAATTATAAAAGTCACAAATTTGAATTTTAATTTTTCACAAAAATAGTAATAACAAGTAAATATAGCTTTAAATAAAATAAATCTATGCTAATCTTTAAGTACTCAAATTTCGCATTTGAATATAAAGAATTGACATTCTGAAACTTATTAAATGTCGA from Bacteroidota bacterium includes:
- a CDS encoding RNA polymerase sigma factor, whose amino-acid sequence is MDKKNKNITDEEIVQNIVINNHTSDFGILYDRYAQKVYNKTISLVKDRDNAQDCLHDIFLKAYINLKSFKGKSKFSSWLFSLTYNFCIDYLRKTNVISTEVVVDEIIDTDDIDAGKEENKLFEIKSEMLSIILEQITIENKVILLMKYQDDMKISEIGESLKIGDSAVKMRLKRARDSVFEIYKKNFVKKLYK